One window from the genome of Isachenkonia alkalipeptolytica encodes:
- a CDS encoding ABC transporter substrate-binding protein produces the protein MGIIRKNKSGYRRKISSDTKASLLLGMVLIVTAFFVYGCEEEGAKDLDLKTMSWEEILEEAEGTQVNFYGWGGDQAVNNWINGFLAHRMMEKYDITLEWVPMNIDEILNKLQGEKQAEALGTVDMIWINGENFFTAKTNDLLYGPFTDALPNFNHYIDDEDVEVQYDFGFPTEGYEAPFGKAQFVMIYDEEKTPNPPTSHEALLAYAKEHPGEITFPAPPDFTGSVFIRNIIYDIVGHEQFLEMEADEDLVREAIKPAMEYFKELKPYLWREGKTYPATIAQLENMYADGEVRMVMAYNSNLVSQRISSGVFPETSASVIFHKGTIGNGHFIGVPFNSPNLAGALVTINEILTPEVQASKYEPANWGDLPVLDNDKLSEEEQEIFEAVKLGEGVLPQEVLLDNRLPEVPAPLVPLIDRIWMETILG, from the coding sequence GTGGGGATAATCAGAAAAAACAAGTCCGGATACAGAAGGAAAATCAGCAGCGACACTAAAGCAAGCCTGCTCTTAGGAATGGTTTTAATAGTAACCGCTTTTTTTGTTTATGGATGCGAAGAAGAGGGGGCGAAAGACCTGGACCTGAAAACTATGTCATGGGAAGAGATTTTGGAGGAAGCGGAAGGAACGCAAGTCAATTTTTACGGATGGGGAGGGGACCAGGCGGTCAATAACTGGATAAACGGCTTTCTAGCCCACCGTATGATGGAAAAATATGATATTACCCTGGAATGGGTGCCGATGAATATTGATGAGATTTTAAATAAACTACAGGGAGAAAAGCAGGCAGAGGCTTTGGGAACCGTAGACATGATATGGATTAACGGGGAGAATTTCTTTACCGCAAAAACCAATGATCTGTTATACGGACCTTTTACCGATGCTCTTCCGAATTTCAACCATTATATTGACGATGAGGACGTGGAAGTACAGTACGATTTCGGTTTTCCTACGGAAGGGTACGAAGCCCCCTTTGGAAAAGCGCAGTTTGTTATGATCTACGACGAGGAGAAAACTCCGAATCCTCCAACAAGCCATGAAGCGTTGCTGGCCTATGCGAAAGAACATCCGGGAGAGATTACCTTTCCCGCACCTCCGGATTTTACCGGAAGTGTATTTATCCGAAACATCATCTACGACATTGTGGGGCATGAACAGTTTCTAGAGATGGAGGCCGATGAAGACCTGGTAAGGGAAGCCATCAAACCGGCCATGGAGTATTTTAAAGAGCTTAAGCCCTATTTATGGCGGGAAGGAAAGACTTATCCCGCAACCATTGCTCAACTGGAAAATATGTATGCCGACGGTGAAGTCCGTATGGTGATGGCCTATAATTCCAATCTAGTTTCCCAGCGAATCAGCTCCGGGGTCTTTCCCGAGACATCCGCCAGTGTCATTTTTCATAAGGGCACCATCGGCAACGGACATTTTATCGGGGTACCTTTTAACAGTCCAAACCTAGCCGGGGCTCTGGTTACAATCAATGAAATCTTAACCCCGGAAGTTCAAGCCAGTAAGTACGAGCCTGCTAACTGGGGAGATTTACCGGTGCTGGATAACGACAAATTATCCGAAGAGGAGCAGGAAATCTTTGAAGCGGTTAAACTGGGGGAAGGGGTCCTGCCTCAAGAGGTCTTGCTGGACAATCGCCTTCCGGAAGTTCCCGCACCCTTGGTTCCGCTGATTGACCGAATTTGGATGGAAACTATATTGGGGTAA
- a CDS encoding ABC transporter permease codes for MLPVKKTWLKPYIYLLPVLSILFFVFTLGLGISIFQSLGYYPGIGLYDITLDYYREVFSSESFFSALMFSLRVALISSLLAAVIGVSLAYLLVMQQKERRGLQALLKLPIIVPHLVAAFLIFTLFSQSGMLARLGVLMGFIEESREFPGLIFDSRGVGVILAYVWKGAPFIFLIVYQVLRSIETDMVEAASNLGAKGGDLFFRIFLPLSLPSVFSTFIILFAFSFGSYEIPFLLGPTSPRALPVLAYVEHINPDWTNRPYAMAMNMVLAGISVILVWLYHWVFKRYRHYRKRR; via the coding sequence ATGTTACCAGTAAAAAAAACTTGGCTAAAGCCATATATCTATCTTCTTCCGGTGCTGAGTATTTTGTTTTTTGTGTTCACTTTAGGACTGGGAATCAGTATTTTCCAGAGTCTCGGATATTATCCCGGAATTGGTCTATATGATATTACCCTTGATTATTACCGGGAAGTTTTTAGCAGCGAAAGCTTCTTTTCCGCTTTAATGTTCAGTTTGCGGGTAGCTTTAATATCTTCGCTACTGGCTGCAGTCATCGGTGTGAGTCTTGCCTATCTATTGGTAATGCAACAAAAGGAGAGGCGGGGACTTCAGGCTTTATTAAAGCTTCCCATCATCGTGCCTCATCTGGTTGCGGCATTTTTGATATTTACGCTTTTTTCTCAAAGCGGAATGCTTGCAAGACTGGGCGTTTTAATGGGTTTCATTGAAGAGTCCCGGGAATTTCCCGGGTTGATTTTCGATTCTCGAGGGGTTGGGGTGATTCTGGCCTACGTATGGAAGGGAGCTCCTTTTATTTTTTTAATCGTCTATCAGGTGTTGCGATCCATCGAAACAGACATGGTGGAGGCGGCCAGTAATTTAGGGGCCAAGGGAGGGGATCTTTTTTTTCGAATCTTTCTTCCCTTATCCCTGCCCAGTGTGTTTTCCACCTTTATTATTCTCTTCGCCTTCTCCTTCGGTTCCTACGAAATCCCTTTTCTGTTGGGCCCTACATCCCCACGGGCTTTGCCGGTCCTTGCTTACGTAGAACACATTAATCCCGACTGGACTAACCGACCTTACGCCATGGCTATGAACATGGTACTTGCAGGAATTTCCGTAATATTGGTATGGCTCTATCATTGGGTGTTTAAGCGGTATCGGCACTATAGAAAGAGGCGATAA
- a CDS encoding ABC transporter permease: MEKRLSGMLFIILSLTFILPLVMVLIWSVTVSWPFPEIIPQELSLRGLREIFKPGSRALESLITSIRISLFVMILTLGITIPGGKALGIYQFPGKGFIKIFVLAPLIVSPVAVGMGIQGTFIRMGLTNTELGVTLIHIVPAIPYGVRIFTNIFELVGDEMEEQGKVLGAGSFQTFIHITLPTIRPGILSAGSMIFIISFSQYFLTFLIGGGRVQTFPLLMVPYIQSGDRMMAASYSLVFIAVALLALLIIEKMLRLYYSKNSGIAGVFYRRKQVKS, translated from the coding sequence ATGGAAAAAAGGCTGAGTGGAATGCTGTTTATTATTCTAAGTCTTACTTTTATCTTACCCCTGGTGATGGTCCTGATATGGTCCGTAACCGTATCCTGGCCTTTCCCGGAAATCATCCCCCAAGAACTGAGTTTGCGAGGCCTTCGAGAAATTTTTAAGCCGGGGAGCCGGGCTCTGGAAAGTCTTATTACCAGCATTAGAATTTCCTTATTTGTAATGATTTTAACTTTGGGGATTACCATACCGGGAGGGAAGGCTTTAGGGATTTATCAGTTCCCCGGAAAAGGTTTTATTAAAATATTTGTGCTGGCACCGTTGATTGTATCTCCGGTGGCCGTGGGTATGGGGATACAGGGAACTTTTATCCGGATGGGGCTTACCAATACAGAGTTGGGGGTGACTCTAATTCACATTGTCCCCGCAATCCCTTACGGAGTTCGAATTTTTACCAATATCTTTGAGTTAGTGGGGGATGAGATGGAGGAACAGGGGAAGGTTCTTGGTGCCGGAAGTTTTCAAACCTTTATTCATATCACTCTGCCCACGATTAGGCCGGGTATCCTTTCCGCCGGCAGTATGATTTTTATCATCTCCTTCAGTCAGTACTTTTTAACTTTTTTAATCGGCGGCGGCCGTGTGCAAACCTTTCCCCTGTTAATGGTCCCCTATATTCAGAGCGGTGATCGGATGATGGCGGCAAGCTACAGCTTGGTATTCATTGCGGTAGCCTTATTAGCTCTACTAATAATAGAGAAAATGTTACGGTTATATTACAGTAAAAACAGCGGCATTGCCGGTGTATTTTATAGGAGAAAACAGGTGAAATCATGA
- a CDS encoding ABC transporter ATP-binding protein — translation MKEVYLQDISKKYGKEETIKNLTLKVNKGEMISLLGPSGCGKTTTLKIIAGLVAADQGKVFIDGLAVDHLPTQKRGAVIVFQDHRLFPHMTVGGNIEFGLRMQRVPKEIRRKKVQEMLKFVGLQDHGGKFPGEISGGQKQRVAIARGLIVSPKVLLLDEPFSNLDQRLKEEMRNFIVDIQRKLKITTILVSHDKEDSLVTSSKIGVMFDGELKQYGTPEELYETPKTLEIARFFGEVNEIPIEKIDDVWVYTVLGIFPKIRALQTIEKSSKLLLRPEALVLSKEDKEAYGDRGVDGKIMNRIYAGEKTYYEFDVKGFRGKASVMGKGLWQIGDSVRVSTSEESMIVCE, via the coding sequence ATGAAGGAAGTATACTTACAAGATATCAGCAAAAAGTATGGAAAAGAAGAGACGATCAAAAACTTAACGCTTAAGGTAAATAAAGGAGAGATGATCTCCCTTCTAGGTCCTTCGGGTTGTGGAAAAACCACGACCTTAAAGATTATCGCCGGCTTGGTGGCAGCGGACCAGGGCAAGGTTTTTATTGACGGTTTGGCTGTAGATCATCTGCCGACGCAAAAACGGGGAGCGGTGATCGTCTTTCAGGATCACCGATTGTTTCCTCATATGACCGTGGGAGGCAATATCGAGTTCGGGCTTCGCATGCAGCGGGTTCCAAAAGAAATTCGGCGAAAAAAGGTACAGGAGATGTTGAAATTTGTAGGGTTACAGGACCACGGTGGGAAATTTCCCGGAGAGATCTCCGGGGGACAAAAACAACGGGTGGCCATAGCTCGAGGGCTGATTGTAAGTCCGAAGGTGCTCCTGTTAGACGAACCCTTCTCTAACTTGGATCAGCGCTTGAAAGAGGAAATGCGAAATTTTATCGTGGATATACAAAGAAAGCTTAAAATCACTACTATTTTGGTATCACATGATAAGGAAGACTCTCTTGTTACTTCGAGTAAAATTGGGGTGATGTTTGACGGAGAACTAAAACAGTACGGGACGCCGGAGGAACTTTACGAAACGCCAAAGACCTTGGAGATTGCCCGGTTTTTCGGAGAGGTTAATGAAATTCCCATAGAAAAAATCGATGATGTCTGGGTTTATACGGTCCTGGGGATTTTTCCGAAAATACGAGCATTACAAACCATTGAAAAAAGCAGCAAACTACTCCTTCGCCCGGAGGCTTTGGTTCTGTCAAAAGAGGACAAAGAAGCCTACGGTGACCGTGGCGTAGACGGCAAAATCATGAATCGAATTTATGCTGGGGAGAAAACCTATTACGAATTTGACGTCAAAGGGTTTCGAGGCAAAGCTTCGGTGATGGGCAAAGGCTTGTGGCAAATCGGAGATTCGGTTAGGGTAAGCACTTCGGAAGAATCGATGATTGTTTGTGAATAA
- a CDS encoding CDP-alcohol phosphatidyltransferase family protein, translated as MIDTKLRPAFNRFFEKMAEVMIKMNCTPDQITVIAFILGVFAAILTAGKNPVIALALLWLSGLMDVLDGTVARLTKRTSAGGALLDLILDRMVEAAMIFGFHYWMPEYTWMYLFFLTGVIFNFSTFLAAGSLYQNLGEKSIHYDSGLLERTETFIFFSLVLIFPHLTFYLFLIFNVLMFVTGIGRFYGIYRFGEQSN; from the coding sequence ATGATTGATACAAAGTTACGACCGGCGTTTAATCGATTCTTCGAAAAAATGGCGGAAGTGATGATCAAAATGAACTGCACCCCGGATCAGATCACGGTTATTGCCTTTATCCTAGGAGTTTTTGCGGCTATTTTAACTGCCGGGAAGAATCCCGTAATCGCTCTAGCACTGCTTTGGCTGTCGGGCCTAATGGATGTCTTGGATGGAACCGTTGCGAGGTTAACAAAAAGAACCTCTGCCGGCGGCGCCCTGTTGGATCTGATCTTAGACCGCATGGTGGAGGCGGCAATGATTTTCGGTTTTCACTACTGGATGCCCGAGTATACCTGGATGTACCTGTTTTTTCTGACCGGGGTCATTTTTAATTTTTCCACCTTTCTCGCTGCCGGGTCCCTATATCAAAATCTTGGTGAAAAAAGCATACACTATGATTCCGGGCTGCTGGAGCGAACCGAGACCTTTATATTTTTCAGCCTAGTGCTTATATTTCCTCATCTTACCTTTTACTTATTCTTAATTTTTAATGTGTTAATGTTTGTAACCGGTATAGGACGTTTCTACGGAATTTACCGGTTCGGCGAGCAGAGCAATTGA
- a CDS encoding TetR/AcrR family transcriptional regulator, with amino-acid sequence MRTKMEESKRSAIKEKMLQSAEGIVEEEGFEGISMREVAKRSGYTPGSIYQYFENKDVLIRELIKSGYKRIMKAINQKLDEKMTIEEQIIQRFTSYIGAALNMREYYKAVMFSEDPKIIEMTAVLHSEESHEQRGINKLEKAIEKGMERGEFLKGDPTIIAKICWTANYGLLLRIIIEDIQDKKVIQELIQEQFRLLFQGLRKKEIIKWE; translated from the coding sequence ATGCGTACAAAAATGGAGGAGTCCAAACGCAGTGCAATTAAAGAGAAGATGCTTCAGAGTGCAGAGGGTATTGTGGAAGAAGAAGGATTTGAAGGGATATCCATGCGAGAAGTTGCAAAGCGTTCCGGCTACACACCGGGTAGCATCTATCAGTATTTTGAGAATAAAGATGTGTTGATCCGGGAGTTAATAAAATCAGGGTATAAAAGGATTATGAAGGCGATCAATCAGAAGCTGGATGAAAAGATGACAATAGAGGAACAGATTATTCAGCGATTTACTTCCTATATAGGGGCAGCTTTAAACATGCGCGAATATTATAAAGCAGTGATGTTCAGCGAAGACCCAAAAATTATTGAAATGACCGCTGTGTTACATTCAGAGGAATCCCATGAACAACGGGGTATCAATAAGCTGGAGAAGGCAATAGAAAAAGGTATGGAGAGAGGAGAGTTTCTAAAGGGAGATCCGACTATCATTGCAAAGATTTGTTGGACGGCTAATTACGGCCTTCTATTAAGAATCATAATTGAAGATATTCAAGATAAAAAAGTGATTCAAGAACTTATTCAAGAACAGTTCCGGTTATTATTTCAAGGACTGAGAAAAAAGGAGATAATAAAATGGGAATAA
- a CDS encoding DUF6920 family protein: MGIKDFFVQYWWLVLLGMVVVIILSFIGGSFLMSNRISKEIDQLMSMDSKKEVRDESRITQEDLEGLPEPVKRWLLSVGVVGKKKVRSVEFSQRGDMKLEPDQKHWLEAKAKQYIRVDQPGFLWHVDLPMIPLINTKGRDLFYEGNSLMEVRIGSLIPVVNAKDSKKLDESALHRFLLEIPLYPTAALEDYMTWEAIDQESAKGILTYKNMTVAADFYFQEDGTLEMMESLRYKDHDEQAKRIPCIGRINDHKEYNGIKIPTKVEITWVMDDIPFTWYKLENYDVKFED, encoded by the coding sequence ATGGGAATAAAAGATTTTTTCGTCCAATATTGGTGGTTGGTTTTACTGGGGATGGTAGTAGTGATTATTTTGTCCTTTATCGGAGGGAGTTTTCTAATGAGTAATCGGATTTCCAAGGAAATTGATCAGCTAATGTCCATGGATTCCAAGAAAGAAGTCCGAGATGAATCTCGGATTACTCAGGAAGATTTAGAGGGTCTTCCGGAACCGGTGAAAAGATGGTTGCTTTCTGTCGGCGTTGTGGGAAAGAAAAAAGTACGATCTGTAGAATTTTCTCAGCGGGGAGATATGAAATTGGAACCTGATCAAAAGCATTGGCTAGAGGCAAAGGCAAAACAATATATCCGGGTGGATCAGCCGGGATTTCTTTGGCATGTGGATTTACCTATGATCCCGTTAATCAATACGAAAGGAAGAGATTTGTTTTATGAAGGGAACAGCTTAATGGAGGTTCGCATCGGTTCCTTGATCCCTGTGGTAAATGCGAAAGATAGTAAAAAACTGGATGAATCGGCACTTCACCGTTTTTTACTGGAGATACCTTTGTATCCCACTGCTGCTCTAGAGGATTATATGACCTGGGAAGCTATCGATCAGGAAAGTGCAAAAGGGATATTAACGTATAAAAACATGACCGTTGCAGCAGATTTTTATTTTCAAGAAGATGGCACCTTAGAAATGATGGAAAGTCTTCGGTACAAAGATCACGATGAACAGGCAAAACGGATTCCCTGTATCGGAAGGATTAATGATCATAAGGAGTATAACGGTATAAAGATCCCAACGAAGGTGGAGATTACTTGGGTTATGGATGACATACCGTTTACCTGGTATAAATTGGAGAACTATGATGTGAAATTTGAAGATTAG
- a CDS encoding histidine phosphatase family protein, with protein sequence MKKIITIQHTQSIHHTNGMVGSWTDWDLSALGMEQAVRIGKRLKEEIKEDKYVMYASDLLRAKHTAEIIGKQINIQPIITEELRERNLGKAVGKSVAWLRENMECLEKTIEDKMFSDGESRKEVWERLLPFYRKIMESEDENLIIVSHGDTLSIFHAIWLGLNMDQLNFCNLHGAAGGVSKMHQDNQGRHVLSRLSDMSYIKT encoded by the coding sequence ATGAAAAAAATCATTACGATCCAACACACCCAGTCGATTCATCACACCAACGGTATGGTAGGCTCCTGGACAGATTGGGATTTGTCGGCTTTAGGTATGGAGCAGGCTGTTAGAATCGGGAAGAGACTTAAAGAAGAAATTAAGGAAGATAAATATGTAATGTATGCATCGGATCTTCTACGGGCAAAACATACGGCAGAAATTATCGGTAAGCAGATAAATATTCAGCCGATCATTACAGAAGAACTCCGAGAAAGGAACCTGGGCAAAGCTGTTGGAAAGTCAGTTGCTTGGTTAAGGGAAAATATGGAGTGTCTAGAAAAAACGATTGAGGATAAAATGTTCTCCGATGGAGAGTCCCGAAAGGAAGTGTGGGAACGCCTCCTGCCCTTTTACAGAAAGATTATGGAAAGTGAAGATGAAAACCTAATCATCGTCTCTCACGGGGACACGTTGAGTATTTTTCATGCTATTTGGTTGGGGTTAAATATGGACCAGCTAAATTTCTGTAATCTCCACGGGGCTGCGGGAGGGGTGTCAAAGATGCATCAAGACAATCAAGGAAGACACGTTCTTAGCAGACTAAGCGATATGTCCTACATCAAAACTTGA
- a CDS encoding iron chaperone has protein sequence MKDFNDLLNTIEEPKKRERLEEIFTHISGKFPELEREIKWNQPMFTHHGTYIIGFSVAKHHIAVSPEAEVLDFFEETIKEAGYQRTKMLYKIKWSQSVSYDLLDKMITYNLEDKKDTTSFWR, from the coding sequence ATGAAGGATTTTAATGATTTATTAAACACCATAGAGGAACCGAAAAAAAGAGAAAGATTAGAAGAAATCTTTACCCACATTTCCGGGAAATTTCCGGAATTAGAACGGGAAATTAAATGGAATCAGCCGATGTTTACTCACCATGGTACCTATATTATCGGATTTAGCGTAGCAAAACACCATATTGCCGTTTCTCCGGAGGCTGAAGTTCTTGACTTCTTTGAGGAAACTATTAAAGAGGCAGGGTATCAGCGCACTAAAATGCTTTATAAAATTAAATGGTCTCAATCTGTTAGCTATGATTTGCTGGATAAAATGATTACCTACAATTTAGAGGATAAGAAAGATACTACGAGCTTTTGGCGTTAG
- a CDS encoding serine hydrolase domain-containing protein, giving the protein MAKRIRSSEKDSLIDEREESLNHGLSEKKRRELEWKIKGIEDFSGVVSIKKGKDSFYQEAFGYADLSNRRYNYKDTRFGIASGAKFFTALGIGKLIDEGKISYEDRLRDLTNLFPNFHSDVKIKHLLSHTSGIPDYFDEEVIDDFSELWIEQPMYLLREPRDFLPLLTQGNTMFSPGEKFHYNNGAYIILGIIIEEICEEKFTDFIEKHILNPADMKNSGYFPMDRLPGNTALGYYNNQQGEMISNIYSVPVVGGPDGGVFVTAEDMSRLWQKLFNGEILQQETLKIFLKAHATVQEEFCYGYGIWVQTKGDQVYKYMIMGEDPGVNFRSSYYPDTGWEVTVLCNREYGADDLSIWIEENLIGKPQ; this is encoded by the coding sequence ATGGCTAAAAGGATTAGAAGTTCTGAGAAAGATTCATTGATTGATGAAAGAGAGGAATCTTTAAACCATGGGTTATCCGAGAAAAAACGCAGGGAACTGGAGTGGAAAATTAAGGGGATTGAGGATTTCTCAGGAGTCGTTTCTATTAAAAAAGGGAAAGATAGCTTTTATCAAGAGGCCTTCGGTTATGCAGATTTAAGTAATCGTCGATACAATTACAAGGATACAAGATTCGGAATTGCCTCGGGAGCAAAATTCTTTACGGCCCTGGGGATCGGGAAATTGATCGACGAAGGGAAGATTTCCTATGAAGACCGATTAAGGGATCTTACCAATCTTTTCCCGAATTTTCATTCCGATGTAAAAATCAAACATCTATTGAGCCACACCTCGGGCATACCCGATTACTTTGACGAAGAGGTAATAGATGATTTCAGTGAACTTTGGATCGAACAACCGATGTATCTGTTACGGGAACCCAGGGACTTTCTTCCACTGCTTACTCAAGGAAATACGATGTTCTCACCGGGAGAGAAATTTCACTACAACAACGGGGCCTACATCATACTCGGAATCATCATCGAAGAGATATGCGAAGAGAAATTCACGGATTTTATTGAAAAACATATTTTAAATCCCGCTGATATGAAAAACTCCGGATACTTTCCCATGGATCGTTTACCGGGAAATACTGCCCTGGGGTATTATAACAATCAGCAGGGAGAGATGATTTCCAATATCTATTCGGTTCCTGTAGTGGGGGGACCCGACGGCGGGGTATTTGTCACCGCAGAGGATATGAGCCGTTTATGGCAAAAGCTATTTAATGGAGAGATTTTACAACAAGAGACTCTGAAAATATTTTTGAAAGCTCATGCAACAGTGCAAGAAGAGTTTTGCTACGGTTACGGTATCTGGGTTCAAACAAAGGGAGACCAAGTGTATAAGTACATGATCATGGGCGAGGATCCGGGCGTTAATTTCCGATCAAGTTATTATCCTGACACCGGATGGGAAGTAACGGTGCTTTGCAATCGGGAATACGGCGCAGACGATTTATCCATCTGGATTGAAGAAAACCTAATTGGAAAACCCCAATAG
- a CDS encoding class I SAM-dependent methyltransferase: MNWKGKSTNNEQEQQIKSNKLAWGTLAKDHYEHFKAELADENFRLNPMVEEELGDIRGKRILHLQCNTGADSILLARKGAIVIGVDLVPENIFYGNKLAEDFNMNNVEFIESDILKLMEVHSGKYDIVMTSDGAIGWLPDLDQWGRVIAHFLKDEGFFYLHDGHPFMGIFDEAALDRGVLEPRYPYFQKSGDLELTIGGYASEEKNAENYFWGHQLSTIINGLLSGGLYVTYIKEYDRCVSGMGGSKIDENGLLYYPELEGKLPLMLSIKAMKK; this comes from the coding sequence ATGAATTGGAAGGGAAAATCGACAAATAACGAGCAGGAACAGCAGATTAAATCCAATAAGCTTGCCTGGGGAACCTTGGCAAAGGATCACTACGAACATTTTAAGGCTGAATTGGCGGATGAAAACTTTAGGCTAAACCCCATGGTGGAAGAGGAACTTGGAGATATTCGAGGGAAAAGAATCCTTCATCTTCAGTGTAATACCGGGGCAGATTCTATCCTCCTGGCTCGTAAAGGAGCCATAGTTATCGGGGTGGACCTGGTTCCTGAGAATATTTTCTATGGGAACAAGCTTGCAGAGGATTTCAACATGAACAATGTGGAATTTATCGAATCTGATATTTTAAAACTTATGGAGGTCCATAGCGGAAAGTATGACATTGTTATGACCTCTGACGGTGCCATTGGATGGCTGCCGGATTTAGATCAGTGGGGAAGAGTGATTGCTCATTTTTTAAAGGATGAAGGGTTTTTCTATCTTCATGATGGCCATCCTTTTATGGGAATTTTTGATGAAGCGGCTTTGGATCGAGGGGTGTTGGAGCCTAGATATCCCTATTTTCAAAAGAGCGGGGATTTAGAGCTCACAATCGGAGGGTACGCCTCCGAGGAAAAGAATGCGGAAAACTATTTCTGGGGGCACCAGCTGAGCACCATTATCAATGGTTTGTTAAGCGGGGGGCTGTACGTTACCTATATAAAAGAATATGACCGCTGCGTTTCCGGTATGGGAGGCAGTAAAATCGATGAGAACGGCCTTTTGTATTATCCGGAGTTGGAAGGGAAGCTTCCCTTGATGTTGAGTATAAAGGCTATGAAGAAATAG